One window of Marinomonas primoryensis genomic DNA carries:
- a CDS encoding Lon protease family protein — protein MSNMVTSLPYQALAAKVPDDHLAFKTLNDIEPLSGILGQERAVEAIQFGVAMQRPGYNIFAMGDSGTGRSSYVLSYLKSEAKRRSAPNEWAYINNFTESHRPKAIEFAPGLASEFEKEIRALIDGLMATFPAAFENPSYQQQKSVIDRAFSDQYEAAINKVERVSGKIGVAMFRDASSVSFAPMKEGKALEENEFAALTDDERDVFQEGVSTLEGLLNEELLGLPQWKRATYDQIRQLNLDTVKEALDPLMSGLFEKYKDDADIAAHLSALREDLDKTIIDQMADEKASENRDEIGRRQFYEELYLPNIAITHEADGGQPVVYESHPTYRNLFGQVEHSSDQGMLVTSYRLIRSGSLHAANGGYLILDAEKLLTDHYLWEALKRALKSKTIKIEHPYADMGLMNTTTLSPQDLPLQVKVVLIGARDIYYLLQDADPDFQEMFRVLVDFDDTLKRSKESELSFARLMKDRVDKEEYANVTRDGVAALIEYSSRLAEHQREMAAKIGDVFELLGEADFVREMAKDTEITADHIARALKAKRHRTGRVSEKIIEEIIDGTVLLESEGYAVGKINGLTVMQIGDSSFGAPARISTTVYPGGKGIIDIERESNLGQNIHSKGVLILSGYLGNKYAQRFPLDISASIAMEQSYGYIDGDSASTAELCCLLSALIQVPIRQDLAITGSLNQYGEIQAIGGVNEKIEGFFNVCNARGLTGTQGAIIPKSNTINLMLNDDIVEAVKAGKFHIYAISTADEALHLLTGMEPGVPDEEGEYPEGTVSARVIERLEEISKLGEEEDDDEEEDDEAEDTESEGTKKADKSKK, from the coding sequence ATGTCCAACATGGTTACCTCTCTACCGTACCAAGCACTTGCTGCTAAAGTGCCTGATGATCACCTAGCTTTTAAGACGTTAAATGACATTGAGCCACTGAGTGGCATTTTAGGTCAAGAGCGTGCCGTTGAAGCCATTCAATTTGGCGTGGCCATGCAGCGTCCAGGCTACAATATTTTTGCTATGGGCGATTCGGGAACAGGCCGTTCTTCTTACGTCTTGAGTTATCTCAAAAGCGAAGCTAAACGCCGTTCAGCGCCAAACGAATGGGCGTATATTAATAACTTTACGGAAAGTCATCGACCAAAAGCAATCGAATTTGCACCAGGATTAGCGTCTGAATTCGAGAAAGAAATTCGTGCATTAATTGATGGCTTAATGGCTACTTTTCCTGCCGCCTTCGAAAATCCTTCTTACCAACAGCAAAAGAGTGTAATTGACCGTGCTTTCAGTGATCAATATGAAGCCGCAATTAACAAAGTTGAGCGTGTTTCAGGAAAAATTGGTGTGGCAATGTTCCGCGACGCTTCTTCTGTTAGTTTTGCTCCGATGAAAGAGGGCAAAGCGTTAGAAGAAAATGAGTTTGCTGCATTAACCGATGACGAACGCGATGTGTTTCAAGAAGGCGTTTCGACATTAGAAGGCTTATTGAACGAAGAATTATTAGGGTTGCCGCAATGGAAGCGAGCGACATACGATCAAATTCGCCAGTTGAACTTGGACACGGTGAAAGAAGCGTTAGACCCTTTGATGTCTGGCTTGTTTGAGAAATACAAAGATGATGCGGATATTGCTGCTCATCTTAGTGCCCTAAGAGAGGATCTTGATAAAACTATTATAGATCAAATGGCCGATGAGAAAGCGTCTGAGAATCGAGATGAAATTGGTCGTCGACAATTTTATGAAGAGTTGTATTTGCCCAATATCGCGATAACGCATGAAGCGGATGGTGGGCAGCCCGTAGTTTATGAGTCTCATCCAACGTATCGAAACCTATTTGGTCAAGTCGAGCACAGTAGTGATCAAGGTATGCTCGTTACTAGCTATCGTTTGATTCGTTCTGGTAGTTTGCATGCCGCAAACGGCGGTTATTTGATATTGGATGCAGAGAAACTGCTCACAGATCATTATTTGTGGGAAGCGCTTAAGCGGGCTTTGAAAAGCAAGACCATAAAAATCGAACATCCTTACGCCGACATGGGGCTGATGAACACCACAACGCTGTCGCCACAAGATTTGCCGTTGCAGGTAAAAGTGGTGTTGATTGGTGCGCGTGATATTTATTATTTATTGCAAGACGCAGATCCTGATTTTCAGGAAATGTTTCGTGTTTTAGTCGATTTTGATGACACATTAAAGCGTTCAAAAGAGTCTGAATTATCTTTTGCCCGTCTTATGAAAGACCGTGTAGATAAAGAAGAGTATGCGAACGTAACACGCGATGGCGTGGCTGCCCTTATTGAATACAGTAGTCGTTTGGCAGAACATCAGCGAGAAATGGCGGCTAAAATTGGTGATGTTTTTGAATTGTTAGGTGAAGCAGATTTTGTTCGTGAAATGGCCAAAGACACCGAAATCACGGCAGATCATATAGCGCGCGCTTTAAAAGCTAAAAGACATCGTACCGGTCGTGTCAGTGAAAAAATCATTGAAGAAATTATTGATGGCACGGTGTTATTAGAAAGTGAAGGTTATGCCGTGGGTAAAATTAACGGCCTAACGGTTATGCAAATCGGCGATAGTAGCTTTGGTGCACCGGCTCGGATTTCAACGACTGTGTATCCTGGTGGCAAAGGGATTATAGATATTGAGCGAGAATCTAACTTAGGTCAAAACATTCACTCTAAAGGTGTGTTAATTCTATCTGGTTATCTTGGCAACAAATACGCTCAGCGCTTTCCACTTGATATCTCGGCTTCTATTGCGATGGAACAAAGTTATGGCTATATCGATGGAGACAGTGCTTCCACGGCTGAGCTTTGTTGTTTGTTGTCTGCGTTGATCCAAGTGCCAATCCGCCAAGATCTTGCAATTACGGGTTCATTAAACCAGTACGGTGAAATTCAGGCAATTGGTGGTGTGAATGAAAAAATAGAAGGTTTCTTCAATGTTTGTAATGCGCGTGGTCTGACGGGGACGCAAGGTGCCATCATTCCTAAATCTAATACCATTAACCTGATGTTAAATGATGATATTGTCGAAGCCGTTAAAGCGGGTAAATTCCACATTTATGCCATTTCTACAGCGGATGAAGCGTTGCATTTATTAACGGGTATGGAGCCAGGCGTTCCCGATGAAGAAGGCGAGTATCCGGAAGGCACGGTATCTGCAAGAGTCATTGAGCGCCTAGAGGAAATCTCTAAGCTTGGTGAAGAGGAAGATGATGACGAAGAAGAAGACGATGAGGCTGAAGACACTGAGTCTGAAGGGACTAAGAAAGCGGACAAAAGCAAGAAATAA
- a CDS encoding electron transfer flavoprotein-ubiquinone oxidoreductase, with translation MTDREVMEFDVVVVGGGPAGLSAACRIMQRAQAEEKEISVCLVEKGSEIGAHILSGAVIDQKALAELFPDWQEKAAPLNTQVNSDELLWLSSEKDSRLLNHWMVPKTLHNDGNYIISLGNLSRWLAEQAEALGVEVFPGFSAAHLSYDTNGNVEGIITGDMGVAENGTEKDGFMPGMLLKAKYTIFAEGCRGHLGKELMAHFELDKGKAPQHYGLGIKELWDVPESQSKPGTVIHTAGWPLGNEAGGGGFLYHLENNQVAVGLIVDLNYKNPYLSPYDEFQKYKHHPIIAEHLKGAKRVSYGARAIAKGGWASLPKMSFPGGLVIGCDAGTLNPAKIKGTHTAMKSGMLAADTIFDALQMDTPPAELHQFNDALRNSWLGKELQQARNFVPVMHKLGTFWGGAYNWLDQNIFSGGLPFTFNDMVPDYASLELAKKHVAPVYKKPDGLLSFDKLSSVFLSNTNHEEDQPCHLQLKDPSIPVQSNLMKFDEPAQRYCPAGVYEIVESNNESIFQINAQNCIHCKTCDIKDPAQNITWVTPEGSGGPNYPNM, from the coding sequence ATGACAGACAGAGAAGTAATGGAATTTGATGTTGTGGTTGTTGGTGGTGGCCCAGCAGGGTTATCGGCAGCTTGTCGCATTATGCAAAGAGCCCAAGCAGAAGAGAAAGAGATTAGTGTTTGCTTGGTTGAGAAAGGTTCTGAAATCGGTGCCCATATTCTTTCTGGCGCTGTTATTGACCAAAAGGCTCTCGCAGAATTATTCCCTGACTGGCAAGAAAAAGCAGCACCATTAAATACTCAGGTGAATAGTGATGAATTACTTTGGTTAAGTTCTGAAAAAGACTCAAGATTATTAAATCATTGGATGGTACCGAAAACCTTGCATAACGATGGTAACTACATCATTAGTCTTGGCAATCTTAGCCGCTGGCTTGCAGAGCAAGCCGAAGCGTTGGGTGTTGAAGTCTTTCCTGGCTTCTCTGCTGCGCACCTTTCTTATGACACGAACGGTAATGTGGAAGGCATTATTACAGGTGACATGGGCGTTGCTGAAAATGGAACAGAAAAAGACGGCTTCATGCCTGGTATGTTGTTGAAAGCAAAATATACGATTTTCGCTGAAGGTTGCAGAGGTCATCTTGGTAAAGAGTTGATGGCCCACTTTGAGCTTGATAAAGGCAAGGCTCCGCAGCATTACGGTTTGGGTATTAAAGAATTATGGGATGTGCCTGAGTCTCAAAGTAAGCCAGGTACTGTTATTCATACGGCGGGTTGGCCATTAGGTAATGAAGCGGGCGGTGGCGGTTTTTTATATCACTTAGAAAATAACCAAGTGGCTGTCGGTTTAATAGTCGATTTAAACTACAAAAACCCATACTTAAGCCCGTATGATGAATTTCAAAAATACAAACATCATCCAATTATTGCGGAACATTTAAAAGGCGCGAAACGCGTTTCTTACGGTGCTAGAGCGATTGCAAAAGGTGGCTGGGCATCATTGCCTAAAATGAGCTTTCCAGGCGGTTTGGTTATTGGCTGTGATGCCGGCACACTTAACCCTGCAAAAATCAAAGGAACGCATACGGCAATGAAAAGCGGTATGTTGGCGGCGGATACTATTTTTGATGCATTGCAGATGGACACTCCACCAGCAGAGTTACACCAATTTAATGATGCGCTGCGTAACTCTTGGTTAGGGAAAGAATTACAGCAAGCTCGCAACTTTGTACCTGTAATGCACAAACTTGGTACTTTTTGGGGCGGGGCTTACAACTGGTTGGATCAGAATATCTTCTCTGGAGGATTGCCATTCACATTCAATGATATGGTGCCAGATTACGCCAGTTTAGAATTGGCGAAAAAGCATGTTGCACCAGTGTATAAAAAGCCGGATGGATTACTGAGTTTTGATAAGCTATCTTCCGTATTTTTGTCTAACACGAACCATGAAGAAGATCAGCCTTGTCATTTGCAATTGAAAGATCCAAGTATTCCAGTGCAAAGTAATTTAATGAAGTTCGATGAGCCCGCTCAGCGTTATTGCCCTGCGGGTGTTTACGAAATTGTAGAGTCGAATAATGAATCAATTTTCCAAATAAATGCACAAAACTGCATTCACTGTAAAACTTGCGACATTAAAGATCCTGCGCAGAACATAACTTGGGTAACGCCAGAGGGGTCTGGCGGGCCGAATTACCCGAATATGTAA
- a CDS encoding TatD family hydrolase, with the protein MLIDTHCHLDMLDLAPYNDDINLAIDAAYQKGVRQLLGISVDLKKMDTILGFTKRNGVYASCGVHPLQSEGLIQDELLLRQYAANPKVIAIGETGLDYFYETSVLAHEAQKTSFIHHLKAAGSLGLPVIVHTRNAKEDTLSLIKQYGNRDTAGVLHCFTEDYEMAKAALDENYLISISGIVTFKTAADLKETVRKLPLESLIVETDSPYLAPVPYRGKKNEPKYVSEIAQYVADLKGIRYEALLEATAANFHRVFSKANIQHQLQLGTE; encoded by the coding sequence ATGTTAATTGACACCCATTGCCATCTCGACATGCTGGATCTGGCACCTTATAACGATGATATAAACTTGGCTATTGATGCGGCGTATCAAAAAGGCGTCAGACAGTTGCTGGGTATCAGTGTTGATCTGAAGAAAATGGATACCATTTTAGGGTTCACTAAACGAAATGGTGTTTATGCTAGTTGTGGCGTTCACCCATTGCAGAGTGAAGGCTTAATTCAGGATGAGCTTTTATTGCGGCAATACGCGGCGAACCCTAAAGTGATTGCGATCGGTGAAACAGGGTTGGATTATTTTTATGAGACATCAGTGTTGGCCCATGAAGCCCAAAAGACCAGTTTCATTCATCACCTTAAAGCAGCTGGGTCGCTTGGTTTGCCTGTCATTGTCCACACTCGAAATGCAAAAGAAGACACATTGTCACTGATCAAACAATACGGTAATCGAGATACCGCTGGCGTTTTGCATTGTTTTACTGAAGATTATGAAATGGCCAAAGCGGCATTGGATGAAAACTATTTGATCTCCATTTCTGGAATTGTAACGTTTAAAACCGCAGCGGATCTTAAGGAGACAGTTCGTAAACTTCCTTTAGAATCTTTGATTGTTGAAACGGATTCGCCATACCTTGCTCCTGTGCCTTATCGAGGTAAGAAAAATGAGCCTAAATACGTATCAGAAATCGCTCAGTATGTAGCTGATTTAAAAGGTATTCGTTACGAGGCTCTGTTAGAGGCAACTGCCGCGAATTTTCATCGTGTATTTTCAAAAGCAAATATACAGCATCAACTTCAGCTTGGTACAGAATAG
- a CDS encoding YaiI/YqxD family protein: MRLWVDADACPNVIKTILFRAAERVKIQCILVANQAIAIPPSKWIERRVVSSGFDVADNYIVDNIDIHDLVITADIPLASDVIDKGALAINPRGELYTKENIKQRLGMRDFMEQMRSSGVQTDGPASFNQQDRMAFANTLDKLLAQRVR, translated from the coding sequence ATGCGTTTATGGGTTGATGCCGACGCCTGTCCTAATGTTATTAAAACCATTCTTTTTCGTGCCGCCGAACGTGTTAAAATTCAATGTATTCTAGTGGCTAATCAAGCTATCGCTATTCCACCTTCAAAATGGATTGAGCGCCGTGTGGTGAGTTCTGGCTTTGATGTTGCAGATAATTATATTGTCGATAACATTGATATACATGACTTGGTTATCACGGCAGACATTCCATTAGCGTCGGATGTGATCGACAAGGGCGCCTTGGCCATTAATCCTCGTGGCGAGCTGTATACCAAAGAAAATATCAAACAAAGACTTGGCATGCGTGACTTTATGGAACAAATGCGTTCTTCTGGAGTGCAAACAGATGGCCCAGCAAGCTTTAATCAGCAAGATCGTATGGCGTTTGCGAATACGCTAGATAAGCTGTTAGCACAAAGAGTTCGGTGA
- a CDS encoding NAD(P)/FAD-dependent oxidoreductase translates to MKKIVIVGGGAGGLELVTKLGHAFGKKRQAEVVLIDRSQTHIWKPLLHEVATGSIDINSDGLNYRAHAAKHHYQFQLGTLMGVDPEKRTLTLDSLSDDMGHTVLPERTISYDILIMAVGSVSNDFGTPGVSDHCYFLDSHKQAERFQQALLNQFLRVHQEGSDAKLKLAIVGGGATGVELSAELFHVADMLKAYGMPEMSGKRVNVQLIEAGARILPALPERVAALATKELVRLGVTVSQGTRVVRAYDGGFETADGKDIEADLMIWAAGVKAPDFVAKIEGFETTRNNQILVKGTLQTTAFENIYVIGDCCACKQADGSFVPPRAQSAHQMASLVFSNIKASFLSEPQKEYVYKDYGSLVNLSRYSTVGNLMGNLMGGSMFIEGRIARFVYVSLYRLHLIAIHGWVKATVIMAAQKIGKVVKPKLKLH, encoded by the coding sequence ATGAAAAAAATCGTTATTGTTGGCGGTGGTGCAGGTGGCTTGGAATTGGTGACTAAGCTAGGCCATGCGTTTGGTAAAAAACGCCAAGCAGAGGTCGTGCTTATTGATCGGAGTCAGACACATATTTGGAAACCTTTGCTGCATGAAGTTGCAACTGGGTCTATTGACATTAACAGTGATGGCTTAAATTACAGAGCGCATGCCGCCAAACATCATTATCAGTTTCAATTAGGCACGTTAATGGGTGTTGACCCAGAGAAGCGCACGCTGACACTGGATTCTCTGTCTGATGATATGGGTCACACAGTACTACCGGAACGTACTATTTCCTACGATATTCTGATCATGGCTGTGGGGAGTGTTAGTAACGATTTTGGAACGCCTGGTGTGTCTGACCATTGTTATTTTTTAGATTCCCATAAACAAGCCGAGCGTTTCCAGCAAGCCCTACTAAATCAATTCTTGCGGGTCCATCAAGAAGGAAGTGACGCTAAACTTAAATTGGCAATTGTGGGTGGCGGCGCAACGGGTGTAGAGCTGTCTGCAGAACTGTTCCATGTTGCCGATATGCTCAAGGCTTATGGGATGCCTGAAATGTCAGGTAAGCGCGTTAATGTCCAGCTGATTGAAGCTGGAGCGCGAATATTACCGGCGCTACCGGAGCGGGTTGCTGCATTGGCAACCAAAGAGTTGGTTCGCCTTGGTGTTACCGTTAGTCAAGGAACCCGTGTCGTACGCGCTTACGATGGTGGCTTTGAAACAGCGGACGGAAAAGATATTGAAGCGGATCTGATGATTTGGGCCGCTGGCGTAAAAGCCCCCGATTTTGTTGCCAAGATTGAAGGTTTTGAAACGACTCGAAATAACCAAATATTGGTAAAAGGAACACTTCAAACAACGGCGTTCGAAAATATTTATGTCATTGGCGACTGTTGTGCCTGTAAGCAAGCGGATGGTTCGTTTGTCCCCCCTAGAGCACAGTCTGCGCATCAAATGGCATCGTTGGTATTTAGCAATATTAAAGCGTCGTTCTTAAGTGAGCCTCAGAAAGAGTACGTCTATAAGGATTATGGTTCTTTGGTGAATTTGAGTCGTTACAGTACTGTAGGTAATTTGATGGGCAATTTAATGGGCGGATCGATGTTTATTGAAGGACGCATTGCTCGCTTTGTTTATGTGTCTTTGTATCGATTACACCTTATTGCCATCCATGGTTGGGTGAAGGCAACGGTGATTATGGCGGCTCAGAAAATTGGTAAGGTTGTGAAGCCAAAATTGAAGCTGCATTAA
- a CDS encoding cytochrome b562: MNKGLLVATILSISCSSFAFAEGACDETALSGYMANIKDEMRLMSSDVKSGDNDAAVQRVDTLISFFEKARNETPYKFSANNLQGSQLKEQKAEYTKVVDDTIVILKKLENALQSGDAPQVKMLFGEIGGQRKLGHGSFKANC; this comes from the coding sequence ATGAATAAAGGTCTTCTTGTTGCTACGATTCTCTCGATTTCTTGTTCGTCTTTCGCCTTTGCGGAAGGCGCTTGTGATGAAACTGCGTTGAGCGGTTACATGGCGAATATTAAAGATGAAATGCGTTTAATGTCATCTGATGTAAAGTCAGGAGATAATGACGCAGCGGTACAGAGAGTGGACACGTTAATTTCTTTTTTCGAGAAAGCGCGTAATGAAACCCCTTATAAGTTCAGTGCCAATAATTTACAGGGTAGCCAGCTCAAAGAACAAAAAGCAGAATACACAAAAGTCGTTGACGATACGATTGTGATATTGAAAAAGCTGGAAAATGCATTGCAGTCTGGAGACGCGCCTCAAGTGAAAATGCTGTTTGGTGAAATAGGGGGCCAAAGAAAGCTAGGACATGGTTCTTTTAAAGCAAATTGCTAG
- a CDS encoding MerR family transcriptional regulator: MRVSELAKKASVTAETVRHYTRLGLINAERDPNNGYQLYDQVGLQRLHFIRQASELGFSLKQIEEIFQQSDSGDSPCPLVRDLLQKKVPETKFKIAQLQAHLVKMEDALAAWEGMPNGAPDGHSICCLIEEWEGTK, from the coding sequence ATGCGAGTGAGCGAGCTAGCCAAAAAAGCCAGTGTAACGGCCGAGACTGTCCGTCATTACACTCGATTAGGGTTGATTAATGCTGAGCGAGATCCGAATAATGGTTATCAACTCTACGATCAAGTGGGTTTGCAGCGATTGCACTTTATTCGTCAAGCCAGTGAATTAGGGTTTAGTTTAAAGCAAATAGAAGAGATCTTTCAGCAGTCGGATAGTGGTGATTCACCTTGCCCTTTGGTTAGAGATCTATTGCAAAAAAAAGTGCCCGAAACCAAATTTAAAATAGCCCAGCTTCAAGCCCATTTAGTGAAAATGGAAGACGCGTTAGCCGCTTGGGAAGGCATGCCAAATGGCGCCCCTGATGGTCATTCTATTTGTTGTTTGATCGAAGAATGGGAAGGCACTAAATAA
- a CDS encoding AraC family transcriptional regulator has translation MNVKASVPMSSVRYLLKAVEEQGLDRQAVLDSLEITQDEIEKSDSFPAYRYGMLYQKIMWLMQDESFGMLSGGKVPNGTFRMMCLCIIHARSLAHALYRCSDFYEICRGPTVKPVLIKKGRFAMVTFAPLNSSEEAIDTLVVTESKEQLRTTLSMWHHFICWLIGRRLNLKAAYFTSERPDDVEYYKTLFQSEVKFNQHANALVFPSSYLDMPIVQTEDSLRGFLKTAPYQLLVMVENDNSLKSQVMAMLGKDFSREMPSAEEVASALNMSVSTLRRRLNDEKTSYQNIKDECRKEAAITYMNVPQLSINDIAALMGFDEPSAFFRSFKKWTGMTPGEYRKSEEYLKFGKAMKRP, from the coding sequence ATGAATGTGAAAGCTTCTGTTCCCATGTCGAGTGTTCGCTATCTTTTAAAAGCCGTTGAAGAGCAAGGTCTGGATCGTCAGGCTGTGTTAGACAGTCTAGAAATAACACAAGATGAAATAGAGAAGAGCGATTCATTCCCTGCTTATCGCTACGGAATGTTATATCAAAAAATCATGTGGCTAATGCAAGATGAATCGTTTGGTATGTTGAGCGGTGGTAAAGTGCCAAATGGTACTTTTAGAATGATGTGCCTTTGTATTATTCATGCAAGAAGTCTTGCTCATGCCCTGTACCGTTGCAGTGACTTCTATGAAATCTGCCGAGGTCCAACAGTCAAGCCGGTACTGATCAAAAAAGGTCGATTTGCCATGGTGACTTTTGCGCCTTTGAATTCGTCGGAAGAAGCTATTGATACTTTAGTTGTCACTGAATCAAAAGAGCAGTTAAGAACAACACTGTCAATGTGGCACCACTTTATTTGTTGGTTGATTGGACGTCGTTTAAATCTTAAAGCTGCGTACTTTACAAGTGAGCGTCCTGACGACGTTGAGTACTACAAAACCCTATTCCAGTCAGAAGTGAAATTTAATCAGCACGCCAACGCTCTGGTGTTTCCTTCCAGTTATTTAGACATGCCTATTGTGCAAACCGAAGACAGTTTAAGGGGCTTCTTAAAAACTGCCCCTTATCAATTGTTGGTGATGGTTGAAAATGATAACAGCCTTAAGTCCCAAGTGATGGCGATGCTAGGCAAAGATTTCTCGCGTGAGATGCCAAGTGCAGAAGAGGTAGCGAGTGCGCTTAATATGAGCGTTTCTACATTGCGACGTCGCTTAAATGATGAAAAAACGTCTTATCAGAATATTAAAGACGAGTGCCGAAAAGAAGCCGCAATCACCTACATGAACGTACCTCAGTTAAGTATCAATGATATAGCAGCATTAATGGGGTTTGATGAGCCAAGCGCTTTTTTCCGTTCCTTTAAAAAGTGGACGGGAATGACGCCGGGAGAATATCGAAAAAGTGAGGAATATCTTAAATTCGGCAAGGCGATGAAACGCCCATGA
- a CDS encoding acyl-CoA dehydrogenase, whose amino-acid sequence MSEYQYPINDILFSLLCVAHIERLTPYLEDEVDSDLLDAILGEAGKLSEQVIAPINASGDKDGSRVEQGEVIEAKGFKEAFKAYSEGGWIGLSGDPKYGGQGLPSYIATAVNEGVQAANLSFSLCPLLSLGAIEAISLHASDELKNLYLPKMLAGEWAGTMNLTESAAGSDLAAISCKAMPDGDVFRIKGQKIFITWGDHQMSDNIIHLVLARLPNAPEGVKGISLFIVPKFILNEQGEPSERNDVQVVSVEHKMGIHASPTCVMSFGDKEGAVGYLVGRENEGIKAMFTMMNNARQGVGLQGLAISERAYQQALGYAKERKQGMNASRTERAAIIEHPDVLRMLMTMKSQIDAMRSLVYVAAVENDLSHLSTGEQQKQSIARTALYTPIVKGWITEQAQEITSLAIQVHGGMGFIEETGVAQHARDARILPIYEGTNGIQAIDLIGRKLHSDKGEAMTSLLAEIEGELVQWQESTFSSQVEKVRVVLVQAQKATQYCLLAMEKNPILGTGLAYSYMMLMGYLIGAWLQLRALDACLRGQGKLDETQKRSWEHSVAFYCDHLLSRSSSHFLSIEHGQSSVEELDENSFIR is encoded by the coding sequence ATGAGCGAATACCAGTACCCAATCAATGATATTTTATTTAGTTTGCTTTGTGTTGCCCACATAGAGCGCTTAACACCATACCTTGAAGATGAAGTAGATAGCGATCTCTTAGATGCTATTCTTGGTGAAGCAGGTAAATTGTCAGAGCAAGTTATTGCGCCTATCAATGCCAGCGGTGATAAAGACGGTTCACGCGTCGAGCAAGGCGAAGTGATCGAGGCGAAAGGCTTTAAAGAAGCCTTTAAAGCCTATTCGGAAGGTGGCTGGATTGGCCTTTCAGGTGATCCTAAATACGGTGGCCAAGGCTTGCCTTCTTATATAGCTACTGCCGTCAATGAAGGCGTTCAAGCCGCTAACTTATCTTTTTCACTTTGTCCTTTGTTAAGTTTGGGCGCAATTGAAGCGATTAGCTTACATGCGAGCGATGAGCTAAAAAATCTCTATTTGCCAAAAATGTTAGCGGGCGAATGGGCGGGGACGATGAATTTAACCGAGTCTGCTGCCGGTTCTGATCTTGCTGCTATTAGTTGTAAAGCGATGCCCGATGGCGATGTCTTTCGTATTAAAGGCCAAAAAATATTCATTACGTGGGGCGATCATCAAATGAGTGACAACATCATTCATTTGGTATTGGCTCGTTTACCTAATGCACCTGAGGGTGTGAAGGGGATTTCTTTATTCATCGTTCCAAAATTCATATTGAATGAGCAGGGAGAGCCTAGTGAGCGTAATGATGTTCAGGTTGTTTCTGTTGAGCATAAGATGGGAATTCATGCGTCTCCGACGTGTGTGATGAGTTTTGGCGATAAAGAAGGCGCTGTTGGTTACCTTGTTGGTCGAGAAAATGAAGGCATAAAAGCCATGTTCACCATGATGAACAATGCTAGACAAGGCGTTGGCTTACAAGGTTTGGCTATCTCTGAACGTGCTTATCAGCAAGCATTAGGCTATGCAAAAGAACGCAAACAAGGCATGAATGCCTCGCGGACAGAGAGGGCTGCCATCATTGAGCATCCTGATGTTTTGCGTATGCTTATGACGATGAAATCACAAATTGATGCGATGCGTTCGCTCGTTTATGTGGCCGCTGTTGAGAATGATTTGTCTCACTTGTCTACTGGAGAGCAACAAAAGCAATCTATTGCAAGAACGGCTTTGTATACACCGATTGTGAAAGGCTGGATCACTGAGCAAGCTCAAGAAATAACGTCTTTAGCAATCCAAGTGCATGGCGGAATGGGATTCATCGAAGAAACTGGAGTAGCCCAGCATGCGCGAGATGCTCGTATCCTTCCCATTTATGAAGGTACAAACGGCATACAAGCAATTGACTTAATTGGCCGTAAATTGCACTCAGACAAAGGTGAGGCCATGACGTCTTTATTGGCTGAGATTGAAGGCGAATTAGTTCAATGGCAAGAATCGACTTTTTCTTCTCAGGTAGAAAAAGTACGAGTTGTTCTTGTTCAAGCTCAAAAAGCAACGCAATACTGTCTGTTAGCAATGGAAAAAAATCCAATTTTAGGCACAGGGTTAGCCTATTCATATATGATGCTGATGGGGTATTTGATCGGTGCTTGGTTACAACTTAGAGCCCTAGATGCTTGTCTTCGTGGTCAAGGTAAGCTTGATGAAACCCAGAAACGCTCATGGGAGCATTCAGTGGCTTTTTACTGTGATCATCTTTTGTCTAGATCGTCGTCGCATTTTCTCTCTATTGAGCATGGTCAGTCATCCGTTGAAGAGTTGGACGAAAATAGCTTTATACGCTAA